One window of the Parasphingopyxis algicola genome contains the following:
- a CDS encoding SDR family oxidoreductase, with the protein MRLALVTGGCRRLGAAISVRLAGEGYALALHASQDADPEPSLLAAIEQAGVQWQGIVADLSDPVQAEHLVDAVADRFGSAPDLLVNSAAQFGGDRPETATMDTLLSHYAINCAAPAVLAKCFAGQTRKGGAAIVNILDQRIAHPHSDQFSYTLSKQALAGLTDILARELAPDIRVNAVAPGLTIPTPDYDSEMLKRTADAMPLEKLPAPAQVADAVAWLAQAEAITGQTLFVDGGAHLEAFARDFPNLFAEG; encoded by the coding sequence GTGAGGCTGGCGCTCGTTACGGGTGGGTGCCGCCGCCTCGGCGCGGCGATCTCGGTGCGGCTGGCCGGCGAAGGCTATGCACTCGCGCTGCACGCGTCGCAGGATGCCGATCCCGAACCATCTCTGCTCGCGGCGATCGAACAGGCCGGTGTGCAATGGCAGGGCATTGTCGCGGATCTCTCAGATCCCGTTCAGGCCGAACATCTCGTGGACGCGGTTGCCGACCGTTTCGGGTCCGCCCCGGACCTGCTGGTGAACAGCGCCGCGCAGTTCGGCGGCGATCGCCCGGAAACCGCGACGATGGACACGCTGCTGTCGCATTATGCGATCAATTGCGCCGCGCCTGCCGTCCTGGCCAAATGCTTTGCCGGGCAAACACGCAAGGGCGGTGCGGCGATCGTCAATATCCTCGATCAGCGCATCGCCCATCCGCATAGCGACCAGTTCAGCTATACCCTGTCCAAACAGGCGCTCGCCGGGCTCACCGATATCCTCGCCCGCGAACTCGCGCCCGATATCCGGGTCAACGCCGTGGCACCCGGACTCACGATCCCGACCCCGGATTACGATAGCGAGATGCTGAAACGCACGGCCGATGCCATGCCGCTCGAAAAACTGCCCGCGCCGGCTCAGGTCGCCGACGCGGTCGCCTGGCTTGCCCAGGCCGAAGCCATTACCGGGCAGACTCTGTTCGTGGATGGCGGCGCGCATCTGGAAGCCTTTGCGCGCGATTTTCCGAACCTGTTCGCCGAAGGCTGA